In Bradyrhizobium sp. 170, the DNA window CACAATGTCGACCGCTTCGCCGCGCGCAAGAAGATCGTGGCCCGGCTGGAGGATTTCGGTTTCCTGGAAAAGGTCGAGCCGTACACGCACACGGTGCCGCATGGCGACCGCTCCAACGTGGTCATCGAGCCCTATCTGACTGACCAGTGGTATGTCGACGCCAAGACCATGGCGCAGCCGGCGATCGCGGCCGTGCGTTCGGGCGCGACCACTTTCGTGCCGAAGAACTGGGAAAAGACCTATTTCGAATGGATGGAGAACATCCAGCCCTGGTGCATCTCGCGCCAGCTCTGGTGGGGCCATCAGATTCCCGCGTGGTACGGGCCTGACGGCAAGGTGTTCGTCGCCGAGACCGAAGAGGAAGCCGTCGGCAACGCGCTCGGTTACTACGTCGAGCAGGAAGTCATCACGGAAGAGCAGGGGCGCGAGATGGCGCTGGACCCTGCCAAGCGCGAGGGCTTCATCGTCAGAGATGAGGACGTGCTCGACACCTGGTTCTCTTCCGGGCTGTGGCCGTTCTCGACGCTTGGCTGGCCGGACGAAACGAGCGAAGTGAAGCGCTATTACCCGACCAACGTGCTCGTCACGGGCTGGGACATCATCTTCTTCTGGGTCGCCCGGATGATGATGATGGGCCTTCATTTCATGAAGGACGCGCCGTTCTCGACCGTCTACATCCACCGCCTGGTTCGCGACGAGAAGGGCGCGAAGATGTCGAAGTCGAAAGGCAACGTCATCGATCCCTTGGGTGTCATCGACGACTTTGGCGCGGACGCGCTGCGCTTCGCGCTGGCGCGCGGCGCGGCCCACAACCACGACATCAAGCTCTCGCCGCAACTTGTCGAAACCAACCGCAATTTTGCGACCAAGCTGTGGAACGCCTGCCGCTTTGCCGAGATGAACGGCTGTGAGCAACCCGCAGGCTTCGATCCGACGGCGGCAACGGAGACCCTGAACCGCTGGATCGCGCATGAGACCTCGCGCGCCACGCGCGAGGTGACCGAGGCGATCGAGGGCTATCGCTTCAACGATGCGGCCAATGCGATCTACCGCTTCGTCTGGAACGTCTATTGCGACTGGTATGTCGAACTCGCAAAGCCCGTGCTGATGGGCGAGGAGGGCGCGGCCAAGGCCGAGACCCGCGCCATGACCGCCTGGGCGCGGGACGAGATCCTGAAACTGCTGCATCCGTTCATGCCGTTCATCACCGAAGAGCTCTGGGCGGTGACGGCCAAGCGCGACGGCCTGCTGGTGCTGGCCGAATGGCCGCGCAAGGCGAGTTCGGTGACCGCCGAGCAGATCGCTGCGATGGCGCTGGCAGGGCCGGGCGATCCGCTGATCGCGCCGGTCATGGCCGCGCTCGACGCCGGCGATTTCAGCGATCCCGCTGCCGAAGCCGAAATCGGCTGGGTGGTCGATCTCGTCACCCCGATCCGCTCTTTGCGCTCGGAAATGAACATCCCGCCGGCAACGTTGATACCGCTGGTGCTGTCGGGAGCGTCAACGGAGACCAAGGAGCGCGCCCAGCGTTGGAACGACACCGTGAAACGTCTGGCGCGTTTGGCGGATATTTCCTTTGCCGATCGCCCACCGGAAGGCGCGGTGCAACTCCTGGTGCGCGGCGAAGCCGTGGCGCTGCCGCTCAAGGGCGTGATCGACCTCTCGGTCGAAAAGGCCCGGCTCGACAAGGAAATCGTCAAGGCCGACGCCGACATCAAGCGGGTCGACGCCAAGCTCGGCAACGAGAAATTCGTGGCCAACGCGCCCGAAGAGATCGTCGAAGAGGAAAAGGAAAAGCGGGAGGCGGCGGTTGCGCGAAAGGCGAAGCTGCAGGAAGCGCTGGAGCGTTTGAAGAAGGCGTCGTAGCCAGGCCTCATCATTGCGAGCGCAGCGAAGCAATCCATTGTCCCGCGGCGGAGGTATGGATTGCTTCGTCGCTTCGCTCCCTTGCGCAAACGCTTCGCGTTTGTCGCAGGCAATGACGGCTGAGGTAGCGTCAGTCACCATCGAGGGCCTGATCGATGCTGGACCACGTCTCCATCACGGTTTCAGACTTTGCCGCGGCCGAGCGGTTCTACGACGCGATCATGAAGGCGCTCGAAATCGTCAAGGTCGGCCGCAGTGACCGCTGGCTCGGCTACGGCGAACGCGCTGACGCGCAGCATCCGGATCGCGTCTACATCGCCATCTACAAGGGCGCGAGGCCGGACGAGGCCACCAGCCGGCATTGGTGCTTCAAGGCAAAATCGCGAAGCGAAGTGGACGCGTTCTGGCACGCCGGCATCGCCGCCGGCGGCACCGACGACGGGCCACCCGGCCTGCGCCACTATCATGCCGCCTACTACGGCGCATTCCTGCGCGATCCCGACGGCAACAAGGTCGAGGCGGTGTGTCACCGCGCGGTGTAGCAGGCGCAAAGAAATCGTAGCCGGATGAGCGAAACGACATCCGGTTTAGATTAGCTGTGGAGTTTGCATGGCGAACTGACCGCCCGAGAATCCGCCGGTTATGACCAGCGCGCTACGCTTGGCGACGAGCGCGTCGGCAACGTCGAAAGGGTGTCCTCGATCGGATTGATTTGTCCTGGTGTGAATCAGCTTACAGTTGAATCTTTAGAGATGTGCAATGTTGAAGTTAGGGGGCTTAGCAAAGAGGCGTCGGTGACCTGACCGGCGATGGTGATGGATATGCGTTACGTATTCTATGACAAGGAGAGCGGCCGCACACCCTTCGAGTTTACAACCTCGGTAGCGACGAGCCGCAGGAGCCCACCGAGGACGACATCCGCGCTGTGCTCCAACGCTTCCCCGATCCAGGCAAGATCGATCTCACGCGGACCGACGTGCCACGCGCATCAAGCCGGCTGTTGACGCGCGCGGTCGATCTGAAGACCGGCAAGGTAGTCTCGACCCCATTGGTTCGTGACAACCTGACGCAGAAATTCGAAAAGCTGACCCGCAGCAAGGAGTAGCAATCATGCCAGCTCAACGTGCCCACTTGTTCGCCCTGAAGAATGAGGGTGGATCGGACAGCGGAGCGCTAACGTCCTCCCAGGTGTCCGGCGGCGAACACTGGGGCTCTCCCGGCTCAGGTAATAATGTCTTTGAGGGCGCGGTGGTGCGCACCGGTCGTCGAATCGAGTGTTGGTTGCGCACAATTCACAGTCAGGACCTAGACACGTTCGGTGTCGCAGTTGCGATCACGCTCGACTGATCGTCGAACGCGGCACGCTCGCATCGCTGAATCGAGTGACGGCGGCGTCGCGGCACCTGACCGCGGCACTACGGCATCACCGGCTCGGGCTGGCCCTCTCGCGCAAGCCCGAGCGTACGCGACGGAGGCAAGCGAACGCGGCAAAGGCTCGGTCTTGACCGTACACCGGCCTCATTTCACCTTGTCCTGCGACACATCCATGATCATGCGCGTGGACAAATAAAGGCGCGGCACGATCGTCTCCAGCTTCACGTACTCCGCGTCGTTCGAGTGGGCGCCGTAGCCGCTCAGGCCGAAACCCTCGATCACGGCAGCCGTGGTCTTGAGGGCGGCGAACGCGGCGTCGGTGCCGCCGCCGCTGGCCACGTCGAACACCTTCAATGGCAACCCCAATTCCCCGTAGATAGCGGTGCCATGGGCGGCCAGGCGGCGCGAGGCCGGCGA includes these proteins:
- a CDS encoding VOC family protein, which codes for MLDHVSITVSDFAAAERFYDAIMKALEIVKVGRSDRWLGYGERADAQHPDRVYIAIYKGARPDEATSRHWCFKAKSRSEVDAFWHAGIAAGGTDDGPPGLRHYHAAYYGAFLRDPDGNKVEAVCHRAV
- a CDS encoding valine--tRNA ligase: MIEKNYQPADIESRMSRIWEESGAFKAGRPERKDAAPFTIVIPPPNVTGSLHMGHALNNTLQDILCRFERMRGRDVLWQPGTDHAGIATQMVVERQLMERQEPGRRDMGRAKFLERVWQWKAESGGVIVNQLKRLGASCDWSRERFTMDEGLSRAVVKVFVELHREGLIYKDKRLVNWDPKLLTAISDLEVQQVEVKGNLWYLRYPIEGKTFNPDDPATFIAVATVRPETMLGDTAVAVHPQNERLGHLIGQHVILPLVGRRIPIIGDDYADPEKGSGAVKITPAHDFNDFEIGKRHGLPQINVFDREGCLALVDNEDYLRGLPEGASQLAEELHNVDRFAARKKIVARLEDFGFLEKVEPYTHTVPHGDRSNVVIEPYLTDQWYVDAKTMAQPAIAAVRSGATTFVPKNWEKTYFEWMENIQPWCISRQLWWGHQIPAWYGPDGKVFVAETEEEAVGNALGYYVEQEVITEEQGREMALDPAKREGFIVRDEDVLDTWFSSGLWPFSTLGWPDETSEVKRYYPTNVLVTGWDIIFFWVARMMMMGLHFMKDAPFSTVYIHRLVRDEKGAKMSKSKGNVIDPLGVIDDFGADALRFALARGAAHNHDIKLSPQLVETNRNFATKLWNACRFAEMNGCEQPAGFDPTAATETLNRWIAHETSRATREVTEAIEGYRFNDAANAIYRFVWNVYCDWYVELAKPVLMGEEGAAKAETRAMTAWARDEILKLLHPFMPFITEELWAVTAKRDGLLVLAEWPRKASSVTAEQIAAMALAGPGDPLIAPVMAALDAGDFSDPAAEAEIGWVVDLVTPIRSLRSEMNIPPATLIPLVLSGASTETKERAQRWNDTVKRLARLADISFADRPPEGAVQLLVRGEAVALPLKGVIDLSVEKARLDKEIVKADADIKRVDAKLGNEKFVANAPEEIVEEEKEKREAAVARKAKLQEALERLKKAS